Part of the Candidatus Manganitrophaceae bacterium genome, CCGACCCGTAATATTTTGGGTTCGATCCCAAGCTCCGAAAATAATTGCTCGACGGCGATTTTGCTGAGCTCCGCGCCGGCAACACGAAAGCCGTTGGAAAGGAGCCAGGGAATATCGAGGGTTTTGCCGCAAAGCGGCAAGAAGAGACGGCCGCCGTTCGCCGGAGCAAGTTTTTTGAAATATTTGATCAGGAGCGGATTTGGTTCAGATGCGTGGAAAGCGATTTCATTTCTTTCCCATTTTTGGCGCCAAAATTTTTTATCCATTCTGAATATCCTCTTTAGAGATTTACCGATCCATCACGCCGCTTTCTTGCGACCCAGAAACCGAGCTGTCAAAACAGAGTTTATTCCTTTGCCCGACATTGCGGAAGACGCGCCATCTGCACTTTATTCGTGCGTTGAACGCCCGATCACAATCAAATTGTGCTATGGTGAAGGCATGTCGAGACCCGATTTCAACCTTCTTGTCGCCCTGGATGTGCTGCTCGCCGAAGGGAGTGTTGCGCGCGCCGCCCGGCGATTGCGCCTCAGCCCGTCGGCGATGAGCCGGGCGCTGGCGCGATTGCGCGAGACGACGGGCGATCCGCTGTTGGTCCGGGCGGGACGCGGTCTCGTCCCCACACCGCGGGCGCTCGAACTTCGCGAGCGGGTCGGTCGACTCGTGCAGGAGGCGGAATCGGTCCTGCGCCCGGCTGAGAAGCTCAATCTCAAACAGCTCGTCCGAACGTTCACGCTCCGGACCAGCGAAGGCTTTGTGGAAAACTTTGGACCGGGCCTCATCGCCCGCGTCGGCGAGGAAGCCCCCGGCGTGCGGCTCTGCTTCGTGCAGAAGCCGGACAAAGAGAGCGCGCCGCTTCGCGACGGGACCGTCGATCTGGAAACCGGCGTTGTCGGGAAGACGACCGGTCCGGAGGTGCGCGCGCAGGCATTGTTCCAGGACCGTTTCATCGGCGTCGTGCGAAAGAGGCACCCGTTGAGCCAGGGCAAGATCACCCCCTCCCGTTATGCGGCCGGCAAGCACATCAGCGTCTCGCGGTGGGG contains:
- a CDS encoding LysR family transcriptional regulator, which produces MSRPDFNLLVALDVLLAEGSVARAARRLRLSPSAMSRALARLRETTGDPLLVRAGRGLVPTPRALELRERVGRLVQEAESVLRPAEKLNLKQLVRTFTLRTSEGFVENFGPGLIARVGEEAPGVRLCFVQKPDKESAPLRDGTVDLETGVVGKTTGPEVRAQALFQDRFIGVVRKRHPLSQGKITPSRYAAGKHISVSRWGLDRGPIDEALKSFGLEREIVTVVGGFSTALALARASDLIASVPERHTGNLRAGMHPFPLPVAVPEITVSLLWHPRLDADPAHRWLRGCVRDACAEQRTDSSA